TTCTTTTGCCCGTAATGGAAAAAATTCCAGagatttttgacatatttcaCAAAAGGCATTTTGGTGTTTATAAAAAGTTGTCATATTATAAAcggctgaaattttttttttttacttttttataaaaggccgtagattaaaaaaatttatttctggaCTTTCGgatttaagttatttaaaagtaaaaaatggaACCGTAAATACCTGGATGGTATTTAAAAATCGAtccttttataaatatttttgttcagctaaaaattttatttatttactggagaagtgaataaattttttgtgctgctaatggaaaaaaaaaaagaaataaaaaagagaTTAATCAACGGttgatttggaataaaaaagctaataaagatataaaaaaaataaatcttaccAAGCATCCTTATGACATTACGCTGAGCTAGGCCTCGTGATCTGCCACTATCGCCGTGATTAAGACAGCCGGGAAAAGGATTTCTCTTGATAGTGGTAAGCACTCTGGAATGTCTCAACTTGATGCCAATGAGTATGTATAGCACGGTGATTATAGTCATCGGCCCGACGAACAATAAAATAGTTGATATTTCAAAAGCGTGTTCAATTATTACCCACTTGACGGAACACATTGCCGTATCCATTATCATCGTCCCATTCATCTCTTGTGAATAAACCACCCCAAATTGAATGGCCTGCGGTATGGCCAAACACAGGGCAAGAAGCCAAATCGCGACTACGTATTTGACAGCCCGTGAAAGTTTGGACATTGTGTGCGACAGGAAAGGATGACAAATTGCTACGTATCTACACaaacaatgtaaatatttttttccatcagttcttttttttataaaatactatCTCACGTActtctttaaaattactttactTCGGAGTtcccttttttttatattttatttagtctGTAAGCTTCCATTCAAACGATTAAGTTTGTAAGCTACTTTTTCTTTTAGATATACTTTCTATTAAAGTAAGTGGGATTAATTCGTGAgacacttttttttctttattattaatgtttgttttaattattaaagttatcCATTCTTCCATAGAAAGATTCATAAAAGGGCTAGAAAATTGATGttcattttattgattttataattaatttttaatgaattgaaGCTTTTAAAactctttttttaatatataatattctcaagttaagtattttaataaaaaatatattttttatttaagtttgtTCAGAAAATTATAGtgttaagttaataaaaaaaaataattacaaatttcaaTGAATTAATAGATATGATTccagtttaataattaattttaaataatttataagcttcagatattatttttatcaattatttaaaaaaaaataattacattttttaattaattgttgatttagttgaaaatttaattactataatttaaaaaatttataaatacaatcaaaatactttaaaGATAATGAATTTTGGTGAAGTAAAACAAGAaacttcattaattattactaattaattattattaattattattactaattaaaatacgTGTTACcgtatttaaattatctttattaaatcagagaaaaaataattaacttttcttcttaaattaatcataaaaataacatatccttttttcaattttaaaaaataaattctttataaaaaatattttaactaatattttcaatttaatttaaaaataaccataaaatttcattaataaaatcttcaattgccattaaattataattttcttgaaataacaaggaaaaagaagaaaactaaCCGTAATTAAgcccaaaaataatttatttatccttAATGTCCTAATTTAGTACATCTCTCGCTCATAAacaattcaacaaaaaaaattcaatacttataaaaaaattacctctcAACAGTAAACGCCGTAATAGTAAGTACAGTTGCATTAGCAGATGTTTCAGCAGCGAAGCTCTGGATCATACAAAAAGACTCTCCAAAGATATATGGAAAGTGGGACCAGATATAATACATCTCCGGCGGTAATCCCGAAACAAGTAGCAGCAAATCGGAAATCGCAAGGctgaataaatagtaattaGTGGCCGTATGCATCGAGCGGTTTCGCGCAATAACAACACATGTCGAGACATTGCCTACCAGACcggttaagaaaataattgcaTAAATAATGGTTACCGGTATAACGACATAAAGCGCGTCTCTTCTCTCCGTGGTCGACTGATTAAAACTCGCCTCAACACTTGCCGTCAGCATTCCCGTCAATGAATTCGTGTAATTGTCACTGAATCGCATCGAGGATACCCACTCAAAATCACTGCCAATATCAATGTCAATATCCACAGCAACACTCTCAATACCAGTCTCAgtcttaatatttttcttttcgaACATAAACGAATCTATTTTAAAGCGATCATCATCCTCACGTGCACTACCTACCCAAGTCTTTCCGTTTTCAATCATCCTACAAccctatttcttcttttaacattttttctcttcaCTACTATcgatttaacacaataaaacATGACTTTtgttctttaataaattttgttatcattttgtgttatttttttgCTGTTCAATGTCACTGccagataaattttatttcatgaaTGTATACACTGGATTTAGAGTAAATCGGGGAAGCTgaagaaatataataaaaaaaaaaaaaaaaaaaaaaaaaaaaaagaagaagaagaaatatcTAACGCTTTTTTCAaagcttaactaaattttattttatgtaatacaaatataaatacttttatGATGACCTACATTTATTTGCAGATTACACGCAAACTTGAACTTGCAATcgtaatgatatttttatttttatattttattaaataaacaaacgagtattttatttattttattaataaatagtaacTATAATAGTTTTTTCTTAATCGGTAACTTTAACCATTAAATCCGACACTCGAGACTCTAGAGTTgagttaactttattttttatttatttcaacggTCACTAAACAATCGTTGAAAGTGCGTTGATAAATCGGACGGAAAATAGTCAATACATTTATCAGTATATCCTCGCCACAAATACACAAGTGAATTGAATTACCCTCATTCAATTTGGATCATTCTTCTGGTATACGATTACTCTC
This genomic interval from Cotesia glomerata isolate CgM1 linkage group LG1, MPM_Cglom_v2.3, whole genome shotgun sequence contains the following:
- the LOC123266361 gene encoding pyrokinin-1 receptor-like: MIENGKTWVGSAREDDDRFKIDSFMFEKKNIKTETGIESVAVDIDIDIGSDFEWVSSMRFSDNYTNSLTGMLTASVEASFNQSTTERRDALYVVIPVTIIYAIIFLTGLVGNVSTCVVIARNRSMHTATNYYLFSLAISDLLLLVSGLPPEMYYIWSHFPYIFGESFCMIQSFAAETSANATVLTITAFTVERYVAICHPFLSHTMSKLSRAVKYVVAIWLLALCLAIPQAIQFGVVYSQEMNGTMIMDTAMCSVKWVIIEHAFEISTILLFVGPMTIITVLYILIGIKLRHSRVLTTIKRNPFPGCLNHGDSGRSRGLAQRNVIRMLVAVVVAFFICWAPFHAQRLLAVYAQSTGNEPHAALVTVYTVLTYISGIFYYLSTTVNPLLYNIMSNKFREAFKTMLADHCRAGRSLQNRSPQLRAYSSLSRHQKSTLRRREPHSSSSASDDTHQLAPLTRHNNQGQIMMEHYIDNISPSNNSAGKVINWRTKKNFNKNNNNNNNNNKFTSRSRPGEITLVTSLAKGFNDSCNNNGGISHAINRCFSKDEKAIKPVTIGIFPDGKKAEANGLFLQCNNEEIKQKFMVENELVSSSHQGNKIQSHTSIDSSSTLSNSSLKDLDKTEFKGSELARYMSVLNFDPVT